The nucleotide sequence TGGGTACCGCCACCGCCGGACGAGTCGCCCGAACCGCCGCCGCACCGGCCCCCACCGGCACCGTTGAAGACGCCGATGACGCTCACCGTGTTTCCGCACAGATTCACCGGCACATGCACCGGGGCCTGGATGTTGTTGCCCGAGACGACGCCCGACGAGTACGCGGCGCCACCATCGGCCCCCGGACCCGCCGCCTGGGCGTAGCCGCCGGTCACGGCGAGAACGCCGCTCGCCGCGGCTACGGTGATCAGGCCCTTTTTCGCAACCTGTCGCATAACTTTCTGCTCCCCTAGCCTTCCGTCCCGGCCGGAGTGCGCGCGGGCGATCTCGCCCGCACCCCCATCCCCGGGCGTCCCGGAGCACGCACACTCCGAAACCACCCGGGGCTCACACCCCGGTGGACCGTGACCCGATGTCACGTGATCGATGCGGTAGTTGCCGAAGGCGGGGTACAGCACCACCCCTTGTCGGCACCGCGGCCCGGTTACGGGCCGCACACACCATGTAACGAGGAGGGAGCAATCAAGCTATCAAGCTACGACACCATTCACCCTTTTTGGTTCCTTCGGAATGTGTGATCGATTAGGCCGTTCGTGCAGCCCTCAGCAGGCGTCCAGGAACCGGTCCAGCACCCTCACACCGAACTTCAGACCGTCCACCGGCACCCGCTCGTCGACCCCGTGGAACATCCCGGCGAAGTCCAGCTCGGGGGGCAGCCGCAGCGGCGCGAATCCGAAGCAGCGGATACCGAGGTCGTCGAAGGACTTCGCGTCCGTACCGCCCGAGAGGCAGTACGGCACGGCGCGGGCGATCGGGTCCTCGGCCTTCAGCGCCGACTGCATGGCATCGACCAGCGCCCCGTCGAAGTTGGTCTCCAGCGCCTTGTCCGCGTGCACGTCCTCCCGCTTGACCCGCGGGCCGAGGATGCGGTCGAGGTCGGCCAGGAACTCCTCCTCGAACCCCGGCAGGAAGCGCCCGTCCACATGCGCCGTGGCCTGCCCCGGAATGACGTTGACCTTGTACCCGGCGCTGAGCATGGTCGGGGCGGCGGTGTTCTGGAGCGTGGCCCCGATGATCTTCGCGATGCCGCCCAGCTTGGCGAGCGTCTCGTCCATGTTCTCCGGGTCGAGCGGGGTGCCGAGCGCATCGGACAGCTCGTCCAGGAAGGACCGTACGGTCTTGGTGACCCGCACCGGGAACTTATGCCGCCCGAGCCGCCCGACCGCCTCCGTGAGCTCCGTGATGGCGTTGTCGTTGTTGGTCATCGAGCCGTGCCCCGCGGTGCCGTCCACCGTGAGCCGCATCCAGTGCATGCCCTTCTGCGCGGTCTCGATCAGATAGAGCCGCAGATCCTCGTTGACGGTGAAGGAGAAGCCGCCGACCTCGCCGATCGCCTCCGTCACGCCCTCGAAGAGATCGGGGTGGTTGTTGACCAGGTGCTTGGCCCCGTAGACCCCGCCCGCCTCCTCATCGGCGAGGAAGGCCAGCACGATGTCGCGCGGGGGCTTGCGGCCGCTGCGCAGCCGGTCCCGGACGACCGCGAGCGTCATCGCGTCCATGTCC is from Streptomyces hygroscopicus and encodes:
- a CDS encoding peptidase M20, encoding MSESLSGATTTGTVRGEDEVVDLCRDLIRIDTSNYGDHSGPGERAAAEYVAEKLAEVGLEPKIFESHKGRASTVARIEGEDPSRPALLIHGHTDVVPANAEDWTHHPFSGEIADDCVWGRGAVDMKDMDAMTLAVVRDRLRSGRKPPRDIVLAFLADEEAGGVYGAKHLVNNHPDLFEGVTEAIGEVGGFSFTVNEDLRLYLIETAQKGMHWMRLTVDGTAGHGSMTNNDNAITELTEAVGRLGRHKFPVRVTKTVRSFLDELSDALGTPLDPENMDETLAKLGGIAKIIGATLQNTAAPTMLSAGYKVNVIPGQATAHVDGRFLPGFEEEFLADLDRILGPRVKREDVHADKALETNFDGALVDAMQSALKAEDPIARAVPYCLSGGTDAKSFDDLGIRCFGFAPLRLPPELDFAGMFHGVDERVPVDGLKFGVRVLDRFLDAC